A single window of Bombyx mori chromosome 9, ASM3026992v2 DNA harbors:
- the LOC134199436 gene encoding uncharacterized protein LOC134199436, with protein MLQDKIIEPSSSPWSSPIWIVPKKLNSQGERTWRIVIDYRNLNNITVGETYPIPQISEILDQLGNSRYFSTLDLTSGFHQILIDPLDAPKTAFSVPQGHFQFNRMPFGLKNAPTTFQKLMNNCLSGLQGNRCFVYLDDIVIYSYDLKSHINNLSKVFERIRNYNLKLQPEKCEFLRKEVGYLGHIINEEGVKPNPDKIQAVAKFPTPKSPKDIKSFLGLVSYYRRFIPDFSKLAKPLTSLLKKDTAFNWQNEQQLSFETLKSKLISAPILAYPDFSQPFLLTCDASNYAISAILSQGQIGKDRPIAFASRTLNKAECNYTVTEKECLAVIFGTKIFRPYIYGHHFTVITDHKPLEWLFRCKDPGSRLVRWRLILEEFEYDIKYKKGKLNTNADALSRFPVNPIQPVNLPESNQIIEDRQSMRLDENLMDLLIPPPSFNPDEITNLSPNPLSAEEHAFSPLTLNDLDVHAGSSPTFLDLDDTNARKNSSSENKAPGKLNDENPSSSVRQHPTTDSLLIGSPPSCIPRKISTNTNSSTPSDVNTENPVSRSPVEQPRDSDSPIENAIMTDDYSVFLKSMSDPNKHYNVQIEEHNQNLLKGQSKTLLIPTSIDLDESNPYVQEIIGNLPTGSNIPNIEKELHSFCKIDSNNKTFYLIFIKVHHFDEASYPEIFETLKRIRNELLINDNTKDIGITDFKNPFEKHSFVKIYNMLNYLFHNTEIKINIYHNNVTYPSPTEIKKILFDNHDIPIAGHLGSNRMFNRIKESYYWKGMRSDIETYVKQCKQCQENKALRKINRAPMQITSTSTAPCQRISLDIVGPLPEAGPAKLKYILTVQDDLTKFSTAYPIRSTTAEETSECLLHFISIFGIPKIILTDQGTNFTSELFQRTCNFLKIKQLWSSPYHPQTQGALERSHSTLKEYLKSYVNEGQDNWPRYVYTAMLAYNTAVHSTTHFTPYELMFGNKPFIPNSVFQEPTGTTYPEYVRMLQNRLKYSRQKAVEHIQKSKGISKTYYDSPCQLRVKSNKNLYNKSMQAPDYIWTVWVKSKYPAANLIYLYH; from the exons ATGCTTCaagataaaataattgaaccaTCGTCCTCACCCTGGAGCTCACCCATATGGATCGTGCCTAAAAAACTAAACTCACAAGGGGAACGAACTTGGAGAATTGTAATCGATTATAGAAACCTAAATAACATCACTGTTGGGGAGACATATCCTATCCCACAGATATCCGAAATACTAGATCAACTAGGTAATAGCAGATACTTCAGTACCCTCGACCTTACTTCAGGCTTTCACCAAATTCTAATTGATCCCTTAGATGCACCAAAGACGGCTTTCTCAGTGCCGCAAGGTCATTTCCAATTTAACAGAATGCCATTTGGCCTTAAAAATGCACCTACAACATTCCAAAAGCTCATGAACAATTGTCTTTCTGGCCTACAAGGTAATAGGTGTTTCGTTTATCTCGATGATATCGTTATATATAGCTATGATCTTAAATCACACATCAATAACCTCAGTAAAGTATTTGAGAGAATCAGGAACTATAACTTAAAGTTGCAACCGGAAAAATGCGAATTTCTCCGGAAAGAAGTAGGGTATCTAGGTCATATTATCAATGAAGAAGGAGTAAAACCGAACCCTGATAAGATTCAAGCCGTGGCAAAATTCCCCACACCGAAGTCACCGAAGGATATAAAATCCTTTCTAGGACTTGTCTCTTACTATAGACGTTTTATCCCCGATTTCTCTAAGTTAGCCAAACCTCTGACATCCCTTCTTAAAAAGGACACTGCCTTCAACTGGCAAAATGAACAACAGTTATCCTTTGAAACCCTAAAATCCAAACTCATATCAGCTCCTATCCTAGCGTATCCTGACTTTTCACAACCATTCCTGCTTACCTGCGACGCTTCAAATTATGCCATTTCCGCCATCCTATCCCAAGGACAGATCGGAAAAGACCGTCCTATCGCGTTTGCATCTAGAACCCTCAACAAAGCGGAATGCAACTATACCGTGACAGAAAAAGAGTGTCTCGCAGTAATTTTTGGAACAAAAATCTTTAGACCATACATCTACGGTCATCATTTTACTGTCATAACAGACCATAAGCCTTTAGAATGGCTATTTAGATGTAAAGATCCTGGTTCTAGGCTTGTACGCTGGAGACTTATCCTAGAAGAATTTGAGTacgatattaaatataaaaagggAAAGCTCAATACAAATGCCGATGCATTATCCCGTTTTCCGGTAAATCCCATCCAGCCTGTAAACCTTCctgaatcaaatcaaattattgAAGATCGACAAAGTATGAGGTTAGATGAAAATTTGATGGACTTACTAATACCACCACCTTCATTTAATCCAGATGAAATAACCAACTTATCCCCAAATCCTTTATCCGCTGAGGAACACGCCTTTAGTCCGTTAACACTGAATGACCTCGACGTCCATGCTGGTTCCTCTCCTACATTTCTTGATCTTGATGATACTAATGCTCGAAAGAATAGTTCATCAGAAAACAAAGCCCCTGGCAAACTTAATGATGAAAATCCATCCTCATCCGTTCGACAACACCCCACGACGGACAGCTTATTAATAGGAAGTCCACCTTCTTGTATCCCTAGGAAAATCTCCACAAACACTAACTCTTCTACACCTTCTGATGTAAATACAGAAAACCCAGTTTCTCGATCCCCAGTAGAACAACCTCGAGACTCAGACTCACCAATAGAAAACGCTATAATGACTGACGACTACTCCGTTTTCCTCAAATCTATGTCAGATCCtaataaacattataatgtACAGAtagaagagcataatcaaaacCTATTAAAAGGCCAATCGAAAACACTCTTAATACCTACCTCAATCGATCTCGACGAATCCAACCCTTATGTTCAAGAAATCATAGGTAATTTGCCGACTGGCAGCAATATACCTAACATCGAAAAAGAATTACACTCCTTCTGTAAAATTGactcaaataataaaactttttatttaattttcattaaagttCACCATTTTGATGAAGCTTCATATCCCGAAATATTCGAGACCCTTAAACGCATCCGcaatgaattattaataaatgataatacAAAGGACATAGGAATAACAGATTTCAAAAATCCATTTGAAAAACATtcgtttgttaaaatttataatatgttaaattatcTATTCCATAATACAGagatcaaaattaatatatatcataataatgtaaCCTACCCGTCTCCAACGGAGATTAAGAAAATCTTATTCGACAATCATGATATCCCAATTGCCGGACACCTCGGCTCAAATCGTATGTTCAACCGGATTAAGGAGAGTTATTATTGGAAAGGTATGCGTAGCGACATTGAAACCTATGTTAAACAATGTAAACAGTGTCAAGAAAATAAAGCGTTGAGGAAAATTAATAGAGCCCCGATGCAGATCACTAGTACGTCAACTGCACCATGTCAACGCATATCCCTTGACATCGTCGGTCCATTGCCAGAAGCAGGTCCTGCAAAACTGAAGTACATCCTAACCGTCCAAGATGATCTAACGAAATTCTCCACTGCATATCCCATCCGAAGTACAACCGCCGAAGAAACCAGCGAATGCCTCCTTCACTTCATTTCCATTTTCGGTATCCCAAAAATTATCCTAACTGACCAAGGCACAAATTTTACTTCCGAATTATTCCAAAGAACTTGCAATTTCCTTAAGATCAAACAGTTATGGTCATCGCCCTACCATCCCCAGACCCAGGGTGCACTTGAGAGGAGTCACTCTACCCTCAAGGAGTATCTCAAGTCGTATGTGAACGAAGGCCAAGATAACTGGCCCCGCTATGTTTACACCGCGATGTTAGCATATAATACGGCCGTACATTCAACAACTCATTTTACACCATACGAGTTAATGTTTGGAAATAAACCTTTCATACCAAATTCAGTTTTCCAAGAACCGACCGGAACGACATATCCCGAATACGTCCGGATGCtccaaaatcgattaaaatactCTCGTCAAAAAGCAGTAGAACATATCCAGAAATCCAAGGGCATATCTAAAACATACTATGACTCGC CATGTCAGCTAAGAGTCAAATCCAACAAGAATTTGTACAACAAATCAATGCAAGCTCCGGACTATATTTGGACAGTTTGGGTCAAATCAAAATATCCAGCGGCCAACTTAATATACTTATACCATTAG